The genomic stretch TTAGGGgttggttattattttttaaaaaaaaacgcacGCAGGTAAGTTATAAACTACGCCCTAATTTTCCACCAATAACGCAGATTGACTGTTTCAGGACGTTTTGGTTTTTGAAGTAGGAGCTATTTTGGTGGtaagttaaaacaaaataaaaaaaggacacaaaatcaaattaaaacaaGCATTACACTTAAATACGTTTCCACCCTACCCACTTACACACCCTACCCACTTACACACCCTTCCCACTTACACCAACCTGCCCACTTACAACACCCTTCCTACTTACACCACCCTATCCACTTACACCACCCTATCCAGTTACACCGCTCTACCCACTTACACCGCCCTACCCACCTGCACTGCCCAACCCACTTACACTGCCCTACCCACTTACACTGTCCTACCCACTTACACCATCCTATCCAGTTACACCTCCCTACCCAGTGACCTCACCCTACCCACTTACAACACCCTACCCACTTACACCACCCTACTCACTTACAGCGCCTACCCACTTACACCACTCTATCCGCTTACACCGTCCTATCCAGCTACACCGCTCTACCCACTGACCCCACCCTACTCACTTACATTACCCTATCCACTCACACACACCATCCTACCCACTTACAACACCCTACACACTTACACCTTTCTAACCACTTAAATCACCCTACCCAGTTGCAACGCCCTACGCACTTACAACACCCAGTCCAGTTACACTGCCCTACCTACTTAACCCTCCTACCCACTTACACCACCCTATCCAGTTACAACACCCCATTCCCTTCCACCGCCCTACCTACTTACGCCACTCTACCTTCTTACAATACCCTGTCCAGTTACACCGCCCTACCCACTTACACCACTCTACCCACTTGCAAACCCCACCCACTTACAACACAAGACAAAAAAATACTGTGGTATGGAAGACAGAAAAACtttcttgaaatttttctttgtcATTTCCCACTGCACATCCACATTTTCTCCTTCTGCTGATGATTACGAAGTCATAATACAAAACTTCTGAGATGTCAGACTTGGTGAAATTCTATCATTTGCTACATTCGTGCATAACTACCAAATTACTTATATAAGAAATAATATCGCCAGTGTCGAAAGTTTGTGATAGCCAGAAAATCTTAATGCAATGAATGTTTTATGATGTTGACATTTCTCTCAAGGTTTGAATGTAACGCGTGGATATACATTTATggcataaaaattataaacaatgaaaaatattaacaatattaaattacaaataaaaactattttatttttgaatgaaCACTGTGATTTCAGAAACCTTCTTCTAAAAGTCTACCTTCTATGTTCGACTTTCCTCATTTTCGGTATActttgaaatttgtttactgCTTTGATGGGTTTGTACCGACCACGTTGCTACGAATGCGCAAATATAGTTGCCATGGCGATAAGAGTGTCTGATCTTTTGTCCATTTAAACGTTTACTTgctaattgatttttttcattggaattcaaattctttaaattaaaaccaGAATTTAACTCTTAAATTATTCTCATACTGATTTTGGAGGTGAAGAAAACTCTGATAgttcacaacaacaaaaaacaaaatacaacaaGCTGGAACCCAGCACCTTTTAGTTAAGAACTAACAGACACCAACGTCGAAGGGGCCTAGAGATGAGGTTAGTCACATCTAccttattttaacaaaatttgacgCAGACAAAAATTTAACCAAAATAGCAAATTTTAAAAGACTTGATAAGACTTTTTTCGACTGGAAGCTTGTCATCCTTCCACAGTTGTTAATACTCACTCATAATGTGGGAGTGGGAATTTATGGAAGACGGAAATAACTTTTATGTCGTCAACACCTCCCACCCCATTCCTCTCTTGCTCCTACTTTTAAGAACGGAAGGGTTGGTGTGATAGAAGCCATACAAGCATAGCTACAATGTGCTATCATAAAACGTATTCCATAATACTTCGGCTAAAACAAATAGATATTGCGCAAAAGATGCTATTAGATGTTATTATTTACAGCATTGCCAGAAGTTTAgtccaaaacattttttctaaccAATCCAGTAGTGTGGATTTCCCAACTAAATAAAGGCTCTGATGATCAACTATTTTCAaactatgttaaaaaaaattccacaaGTGTAGCCTTTATAAATCTTTTACTATATTTTACTAAAGTTAGCATCTCACTTCTGTTGGTTATTTGAAGTTGTTAACTGGaaagaatttagaaaaatctAATGATACTCTAATATGATTGTGAGTGTTTATTCAATGGATAAAATTTTACTCAGTGCCAAAATCCATATTTTATTGGGGAACCATGCCTGAAAAGATTACAAAAAATTTGGTTTGCGGATATGGTAAGATTGGTTTGTGTTCATCAACTTACTTTTTTTTGAATCTTCAAAATCTACAGTGGCTCTTTCGATGATTTTTTCATGAAGAATCTAATAAAAGAACTTATCGTAACACTTAGAgaaatacagtggaatctctctaaagcggacaccattggtgcaaaaaaaagtgtCCGCTTAATAGAGATTGTGTCCAAAAACCACTTTCAGAGGAAAATTTTGCCGAAAAAAagactattttttgtttatatacatttttttctttgttctatTCCTTTCAAATCAAGTAAATGAGACATAATTTGATGAATTTGAACTTGTATTATTCATACGCTCTACTgttatacaaacaaaaacaaatatcaacTAACAAATACATTGTGTTTTATAATCTAATCGAAGAAATCTCGGATTGAAGTTTGCTTTCTCTTTGATATTTGGAGTCCCTCCACTTTTTTCGTAACTGATGACAGCATTGTTGATTTTCCTCGTCAATATAAGGACTGCAACAAATTCTATCGAACAGGGTGATTACTTCTGCATAACTAAGATTTTCCTCCTCGTTATCTTCGCTTTCGTTCCCATGCTGTCCATGCTGAAACATTGTCGGGAACTACAATACTCAGGTCTGGGTGTTGAAATGCATTGAtgcttttttcttcatttttcctCGCCAACCGAtttcattttcttgatcatttgCTCGGATACTTACACGTTTTCGTTGAAACTGGCATACTCTGCAGCAGATATTTCAGATGTGAACTCTCGTACAAGAGCTTCAAATTCACGGTCATCTTCTTCGACCACAGTTAATTCTTCATTGGATTTAACGATACCGCATTTGTCAAAACAGTTTTTGATAGTTAAACAGGTTACCTCTTTCCACGACTCTTGCAGTCAACGAATAACCTGGAGGATATTAACGGTTTTGACAATTTTGTCGCTGAATCTTTCTCGGTGATTCTTGCGAGCACATGtttcacaagtcgttttcctgagcaggAAATTcctgtcatttttataaaagaacaaCGATTTGCCTTTAATTCGTTTATTCGAGCATACCATGCCTACATGGACACATTTGAACCGGATATTGAAGATGAAAACTTTTCATTGATTCACGAAGAAGACAACGTGCACGACAACTTTGCAATGGCGATTACTTTTGAGGGACGTACAGTTACACATGTACCTAAAAATCTCAGCAAAACTTCAACCGATTTACAAAAATTCCCAATTCCAAACTAACATGTTGAGTCACAAGGAAGGGTTATGGTCTGGAAATTACAGTTCTATGCGAGTTGGTAGGTGTCGATAAAGGCGTTGATTGggcgacaaaaaaaattaaaaaggttttgTGAGATTGtgattaaaaaagttaaaaaatgtacgaaaataaagataaatattgagatttaacaagtttttttttgtgtCTGCTTTTTACATACAATTTTAAAGGGAAAATTTTATTTGGTTCGAAATAAGTGTCCGCCTTGTAACTGTCCGTCTTATAGAGATTTTCTTGTGAGAGTTTGACCTGAAATCAGTCCGTTCCAAGGAATAGTGTCTGTTATATAGAGGTTTCCGTTTTAGACCATGTCCGCTTTAGAAGGATTTTTGTCATGTCTTTTTTGTATGAAATGAAATTAGAAAGATGTAGCAAATTTTTCATCCGTTAATTGTATGTATCCTGTTGATAATAATTCATGGGTACAAGGTTGTATAATGCTGCATAAGTTTGCAACAAATGAATGTACGTGACATTAGATTTTGGTGCAAAGTATCACCACTGGTACAAAAAGTTGTTACTTTTTGCCGACCCTTTTAAACCGATAGTGTAAGTCCTCTTTTTTTTGGTGTTTCACTGATTGAGATaccattttgttgttgtttcactGGATGAgatatctttttgtttttgtttcactGAATGAGatatctttttgttgttgtttcactAAAAGAGAtaccatttttgttgttgtttcactGGATGAAATATCATAAAACACAAGTTTTCGTCTTTATAGCGTATAGCTACTTCGCctcattttttaaagtgaccTACCTCACGCCCACTCTCATCCAACCACCCCTCCCGAATAACCTCCCACCTTTTTTTATACGCGCTCCTTTCAATTTGCTACCCCTATCGAATAAACGCTCATCCTAAAAGTCAATATGTTAAATAAGCGCCTGGACGCTTAATCGAACATTTACGGTATTTCATTATTTTGGGAAAAAAATTCGTCAATCACTTTCTAACACTGTTCACCTTTTATAACATGGGgataaacatgaaaaaaagtGTTGTTACAAATATGTTAACAAAagatataatatatacaaaaaaaattataaaaagctatataaatatacaaaaactaaaaataccTAATGCGGTAAGTATGGTTTTAAGCAGTCTGCAATAATTCCCGCCATTTTTGTGTATCCTTCAGGTGTCATATGTAAATGATCATCCCAAAGTCTTGCCTCTTGAACAGGACCCAGTGAATGTCTCGGTAACTTTCTAGCTAAATCACATAAAACTGTTTTTCCTTTACTAGCAAATGCAAAATTTCTTAAAGCATCGTTGATCCTTTGTCTCATTTTTAGTAATGGCTTATACTCGGGCCAAACTTCGATTGAGTTCTCTGGTACAGTTAGAAGCACAGTGTGAGCGCCGTATTTATACGCGGTCTGGTGTAGCTTTTCAATGTCCTTTGTTATACGCGGTTGCCAAACCGTTTCTAATTGGTTCAGAAACTCCTGATCGTCAGCAAAGTTTTTCACATGTAAAATATCATTGGTTCCTCCTAGAATAATTATCCAATCATATTCCGACGTTGCGTTGCCTAGAACCATGGGTAATCGATGTGTCATTTGTTTATGAGTCATTTCACCCACAATCCCTTTGGTGTCAGTGTAAACGGGCACGTTTGACCTATAATTTAAAACGTTTTGTAAGCGACCGCAGTATGGATAAAAATTCTTTCCATGAGCGTTATAACCGGCTGTTAAGCTATCTCCAAAACATAAAATCCTTATCTTGCTCGGGTTATGCAAATTAACCACGTGCGGACGGGGCGATGAAAAATGTCTTGGACTTACGGATTGAGGAGATTTAGTGGGTGCCTTCCTTTTGTCTGCTTGTTTATTTTGGTTCAGACTGTTCGGTGAAATACCCAATGCTTTTAGACCTTTTACAATCATATTTAAGTTAGCTGCTATGGTTGTATGTCGAATTTTTTGAACAGTATGTGTCGGGACATGTTTTGTAGTCTTGACGTGCGTATGTCGGGGCGTCGTTTTATGTATACGAATTGTTGTACGTTTGACGGTAGTATGGTGACGTGATGGTTGCATCGTCGGCAAAGCTGTAGGTATACCGCTCCTCTTAAAACTATTTTCAGACGTTTGCCTGGACACAGATTTCATAACGGCCGGTAAAATTTTAGCGACCATATTTTCAATGCTGTTCGTATTGTCGTTACTATTTTTCGTCATATAGGCGTCATGATGTTTCATGATGTCGTCATTATTACCGTCATCCCGTTCATTTGCGTCGAGCATAGAAGTCTTTTTTTCTGGATTATAATCGAAGTTATCGTTGTTATCTTCGTCGTTTGAGTCATGATGCCGTAAACGTCGGTATCGAATATATTTGGAGAAGTGACGTTGTTTTCGTTTAAAGCCTAAAGCAAGGACAATAATACAATTCCAGTTAAAGAGAATTATAATGAAGTTGGTTGGTTTTGTTTCAACGATAATAGTTCTCAATGTCATAAGGCTAATGTATAAATTATCATTGAACAGCTTTTAGTAATAAAGTTGAAACATGAAATGTGTTTTTATAACACTTGATAAAGAAAGCCTCAATCCGTAAAAACGAGGCAAAttcgtaaaaatttaaaaaccaaaTTAACATGATAAACTTGAGTACATCAAGAAATGAGGCTGTCATAATAATAACACTTTTACTTTCTATACGAACTTTATATAACTTTATCGTAAAATTAAGGAATACTCACCACCCTCAGCGCTTCCTCCATCCTCCTCTTCATCTTTTTCCTCAAATTTTATGTGTTGATCTTTCGATCTCTTTTTCTGAACTTCATCGTCTTTGTCACCACGATTATCTCCGTAAGAATGCTTTCTGGTTGTTCTGGTTGAATACTTTTCAtcgtttttattatattctcCATCATCGGGATTATTTTCTTCATCATTTTGGTGATTGTGTTTATGATAAGAATGCTCATATCGGTCATCGCCATAATATTTTTCATCTCCATCATGTATTTCGCGATCTTTAGATTTCCGCTCCTTAGAATGTCTACCATTATGTTCGCTTTTGTGATCCTGATTGCTATCTCGATCATCAATCCGATTTTCATTCCGATTTTCATCTTTCGCTTTAACATCATGTTTATCATCATCTCCATCATCTTTCCCATTTTCATTATGTCGTACTCTGTCATGTATCTTCGCGTGATCTTCGCGATAACGCGCCTCATCATCATGttcttttttgtgattttcactATACAGCTCATCATCGTCCTGATCTTCTTTATCATTTTCATCATATCGCGTTTCATGAACATTGTCTTTGTGTTTGCCATGTTTATGTGTTGTTGTGGAGTATTTGTCATTATAGCGCGTCGTGGTATGTTTATATTCTTTATCACCATGTTTCGATGTAGGTTTCTTCTTTTCCTCTTCCTTTTTCTTCTTCATAAGTTTCTGCactcttttcaccagttccttctcgttaactttttcttttgattGCTTTTTCATTTCTTCTCTCATGTCAGTTATCATTTTCATGAGGTCACCAAATTTGTTTGACTTCTCCGTAGTTTCACGTTTATGCTTGCTACTTTTTGTTGTTGGGTGTTTCTGTTGTTTTTCATTATGATGGAGATCATGGTGAGCTTTACTCTTGTGAATACGCGACTCTGTACCGTCATCGCCGCTTCCTGAGAAATCATCCAATatctaaatttaataaataatggTCAGTGTAGGGCAAAACTAGCGAAAGCTTGGGATAGAGAAACATGAAACGtaatttgtgtattttttttcaggtaattaatttttttcttaaaatacgatgctaattttattttagtttatcaaaattaatttaaacagTTATCTTACCTGGTCGCCGCTGCCACTTTCACTTTCATCAGACTCGCCTTCCCCAGAAGCATCAGTGCTCTTCTTCGTAAATGGTATCGAATTGCGCTTTGAGCTGTCTCCTTTGTCATTTTTGCAGCCATAAATAGAGAAGATCTTCTTACccttttctctttctttctttatagATAACTTTCCGGTAGATATTTTATAATCTATGTCATAACACTTTCGCGCGACTTTATGTTTTCCGCTCTTTCTCCCACATGCTcgtattttgtaaaatatcttTCCATGCTTTTTCTTTGGTCCTTCAACTTTTTTCACATCTCCTGTTCCTCTCGAAAACGTTTTGATTCGTACGCATGATTTTAATTTGTACGTTTTGATTTCCTTTCGCGTTGTCTTCTTTGCTTTAATATGCTTGGTTGTCTTCTTTGATTTAGAGTGTTTTGTggttttgtgttgttttgtggTTTTGTGATGTTTTGGTGTTGTTTTGTGGTGTTTTGATGTTGTCTTATAATGTTTAGGTGTAGTCTTGGCAAtcttatgttttttctttggtatttctTTTCGTTTGTGTGCGTCAccatttttgcttgttttcttctTAGCGTGTCGTTGTCGTGTTTTGAGCATTTGTCGTTTCAGATATGTGATGCGTTCTAAATACGTCATACGCTTTTTAGGTTCTTCAATGTCAAAATCTTCATCTTCGCTTTCTTCGGATGTTTCATCCCCAGAAGCTTCATCTAACTGATTGTCTTCGCCACCCTCCTCAACACTGCTTTCCTTGATCGTATCATTTTCGTCATCATCGTTACTAGTGTCGTCAAAATCATGCGTCTCTTTTCCACGTCGTTTATCGTATTcgtttaaatctttaattaAATTCTCCGTTGGTGATGCTTCCTTCTTCTTGGCATACATCGTACCgacgttttcctttttttcgttCTCGTCGTCGTTATTGTCGTCGTCCTCATTTAACGAACTTTCAAActgcctgtctgttttttttgttttcgatTCGTCGTTTTCATCGTCGTCGGCATTTTCGTTATCCACCATTTTAGCAGAGCTGATTTTCCTGTGTATTTTTGACGCTTTTATTGAAGATGTTGGAATGGCAACGTCGTAGTTTTCGTCGTCGTCGTCATTATCATTCACTTCTTTAGATTTTTCCTTATTAATACCGTCAATACTAACTTCATCATCATCCTGGTCAATTTTACCTTCATTTTGTGATCCTGAGAACAGAGTTTTATAAGAGTGTGAGTGCAACCCAGGAAGGTCACTTGCTTTAAGTTTTTGATGTGGAAGTTCTTTTCCTCGTGAGTCTAGATTGTCCCCAAAGGAAGGCTTCGAAAACATATTTTCATGAAATGTTTCTAATTTGTGTATTAAGTCCTGCTTTTTCTTGCTACTGTTGTCATCTCTGCCGTTATTTTTGTCATCATCGTCGTCGTTATTTTCGCCGTCTACAATTTTGTTTCTTCTCTTGCTGTTTTCGTGTCCAGCTCGCTCATACTGTTCGTCATCTATATCGCCATTTTCTTCAGCTTCCACAAATTTCCGTCTTTCGCCGTCCCAATGAAGCTTGTCGGGAAATATTTCTACACTGTCGTCATCAAATGTACCAGCATGTTTATTATGTCTTAATCGACGCAGATCGTCTAGAATAGAATTTTCTAAAAACGCTTCAGATTTTGGCGTCGTTGTAGTTGTGGATGTTGAGGTTTTCTTGGTTGTAGGTTTTTTTGTCGTGGTGGTCGTGGTTGTAGTCGACGTTGTCGTTGGCGGCTTCGTGGTTGCTACTGTCGTGGTTGTAGTTGTTGTCGCTACGGTTGGTGCAGTAGATTTTGTTGTAGCtttcgttgtttttgttgttgttgtcgttgttgtagtGGCTTGTGTCGTTGTTGTAGTGGCTTGTGTCGTTGTGGTAGAATGACGCTTTACATGCTTCTTGCTTTTCTTTTTCGATTTTGATTTCCtcttctgtttttctttttcttgtttcttcTTTGTCGTTTTAGATTTCTTTTCCACTTTGTGTTTTTTCttatgaatattttttgtttgtttcttagaCTCTCTCGTTTTCATATGTTTCATAAGCTGTTGTTCTATCGCTTTATCTTCGTCGTCGTTGTCTTCCTCATCATCGTCTGAGTCAAAATCGTCATGAGTTGGCACAATTCGCCGTGTGGTTGTTGTTACGACTACTTGTTCGTCGTCATGAACTGGTGTCGGAAAGTCATCCCGAACAACAGTAGGAGCACTATTGGCACCATAATCATAGTAAGAACCCACATCATGTGAATGTTTACGCGGTGTGAGTGTCTTCCAGTCCTCTCCGCTACCTATTGTATCTAAATCTGCCATTTCGTCGTCATCATTAATAGCAAGGTTATTTTTTAGGCCAGCATTAACACTTGGAGAGAGTTTACCAATGCTTGCGGAGGCGAGCTTGTCAGCTAGTGCTATGCTCATGGGTGCAATAGTCGTGTAAACTTCCGGCAAGGGTAAGATGTTTGGAGTAGTTGCTCGTAATGTTGGTTCTTGAGGGATGTTTTGCCGTTTATTCAAACTTTCTGTTTGCCATATCCATGTGTATCCATTCCAAACAGGTCGACCGTAATATCGCGACGTCGTGTAAAATGGCGTTGTTGTAGCTGTTGTTGTtactgctgttgttgttgttgttggtaatCTTAAAAATGGCGTTTTCGTTGTCGTTGTAGTGGAAGGTGACTGAATAGGGGTTGTCGTTCCGGTTGTTGTTGTTCCAGCTGTTCTCGTTCTGGCTGTTGTCGTTCCGGttgtagtttttgttgttgttggagTTGAGACGTTTTTAACAGTTTGGTTATGTATATCAACAGAGGAAATTTGCGCAGTTTTATTTTCTGCAATTCTGTCTAAAAATTTTGACCCATCTTGTAGGTAATTCATGTTAGAAGTTCTATCATTTGAACGCAAGGGAATAATACCACTGTTTGCATTTGGAATTTCACTTCTAAAATTCTGAGTAACAGTACTGTTATTGTGTGTAGTGTTGTTATATGGCTTTGACACGACGGG from Hydractinia symbiolongicarpus strain clone_291-10 chromosome 12, HSymV2.1, whole genome shotgun sequence encodes the following:
- the LOC130622429 gene encoding hepatitis A virus cellular receptor 1-like; this translates as MAWHGNGSLVKGGGWRHKIKLKQALHLNTFPPYPLTHPTHLHTLPTYTNLPTYNTLPTYTTLSTYTTLSSYTALPTYTALPTCTAQPTYTALPTYTVLPTYTILSSYTSLPSDLTLPTYNTLPTYTTLLTYSAYPLTPLYPLTPSYPATPLYPLTPPYSLTLPYPLTHTILPTYNTLHTYTFLTT